A genomic segment from Selenihalanaerobacter shriftii encodes:
- the thrC gene encoding threonine synthase, protein MVGDEIIANLLGGIYIKGIKQSRRLISTISNNEYPFDRIEEVAVNDETLEVFIPELNKARIKSGKYLWERYVDFLPFTRMSKEFSLGEGNTPLIQGNDYLQKFTGVKDLFLKNETQNPTWSFKDRGSLACIFMAKEMEEVVTATISTGNMGNSISAYGAKSGINVIVFVPEFTPIEKIKAMTIHGTKVIKVKAPDYSFMKKRILKLAKKLGLRIVSGNGPIRVEGYKLTAFELYEQMEGTVPDYITVPTSACGHIRGIFKGYRELKKAGFIDKLPKMIIVQAKNNSPIVSAIKEGKTQIQSFSNFTTIAEAITSGTPMGGNEIIHKAKEFNWLAEDVTEEEILESQKVLGKAGYFVEPAAATSVYAVKKLKQSGDIANDAKVLLMLTGSGLKDMEVFKEHSFDIMESNLHNIKVDLQQLLK, encoded by the coding sequence ATGGTAGGAGATGAAATAATAGCTAACCTATTAGGAGGGATTTATATTAAAGGAATAAAACAATCAAGAAGATTAATATCAACTATATCTAATAATGAATATCCATTTGATAGAATTGAAGAAGTTGCGGTTAATGATGAAACATTAGAAGTATTTATTCCTGAATTAAATAAAGCAAGAATTAAGTCTGGGAAATATTTGTGGGAAAGGTATGTTGATTTTCTTCCTTTTACTAGAATGAGTAAAGAATTTTCGTTAGGTGAAGGCAATACTCCGTTAATTCAAGGTAACGATTATTTACAAAAATTTACTGGAGTTAAAGATTTATTTCTCAAGAATGAAACTCAAAATCCAACTTGGAGTTTTAAAGATAGAGGTTCTTTAGCTTGTATATTTATGGCTAAGGAGATGGAGGAAGTGGTAACAGCTACAATTTCAACAGGGAATATGGGGAATTCAATATCGGCTTATGGAGCTAAGTCAGGAATTAATGTTATTGTTTTTGTTCCAGAATTTACACCTATAGAAAAGATTAAGGCTATGACTATTCATGGAACAAAAGTGATTAAGGTGAAAGCACCTGATTATTCATTCATGAAAAAACGAATACTAAAATTAGCTAAGAAATTAGGTTTAAGAATTGTTTCCGGAAATGGACCTATTAGAGTAGAAGGATATAAGTTGACTGCTTTCGAGCTTTATGAACAGATGGAAGGTACTGTTCCTGATTATATTACAGTTCCGACTTCAGCCTGTGGTCATATTAGAGGTATTTTTAAAGGTTATAGGGAATTAAAGAAAGCAGGATTTATTGATAAGTTACCTAAGATGATTATTGTACAGGCTAAAAATAATAGTCCTATTGTTAGTGCTATTAAAGAAGGAAAGACTCAGATTCAGTCGTTCTCTAACTTTACAACTATTGCTGAAGCAATTACCAGTGGAACTCCTATGGGTGGGAATGAAATTATACATAAGGCCAAAGAGTTTAATTGGCTTGCTGAAGATGTGACTGAAGAAGAAATTTTAGAATCGCAAAAGGTATTAGGTAAAGCTGGTTATTTTGTAGAACCTGCTGCTGCAACGTCTGTATATGCTGTTAAAAAGCTTAAGCAAAGTGGTGATATTGCAAATGATGCAAAAGTTTTACTTATGTTAACTGGTTCAGGATTAAAAGATATGGAAGTTTTTAAGGAACACTCATTTGATATTATGGAGAGTAATCTTCATAATATTAAAGTAGATTTACAACAATTATTAAAGTAG